In a genomic window of Periophthalmus magnuspinnatus isolate fPerMag1 chromosome 3, fPerMag1.2.pri, whole genome shotgun sequence:
- the myo5aa gene encoding unconventional myosin-Va isoform X4 has translation MAASELYTKCARVWIPDVEEVWKSAELVKDYNNGDQSLQLILEDGTKLEHKLDPKTKNLPHLRNPDILVGENDLTALSYLHEPAVLHNLKVRFIDSKLIYTYCGIVLVAINPYENLPIYSTDIINAYSGQNMGDMDPHIFAVAEEAYKQMARDERNQSIIVSGESGAGKTVSAKYAMRYFATVSGSASEANIEEKVLASNPIMEAIGNAKTTRNDNSSRFGKYIEIGFDNRYRIIGANMRTYLLEKSRVVFQADEERNYHIFYQLCASAHLPEFKILKLGHANDFLYTRQGRNPVIDGVDDTKELSTTRNAFTLLGINESYQMGLFQVLAAILHLGNVEIKDRDSDSSFIAANNSHLTSFCELVGVSYQDMSQWLCHRRLKTATETYIKTLPRLQATNARDALSKHIYAKLFNWIVEHVNKALIANVKQHSFIGVLDIYGFETFDINSFEQFCINYANEKLQQQFNMHVFKLEQEEYMKEQIPWTLIDFYDNQPCINLIEAKMGILDLLDEECKMPKGSDDSWAQKLYNTHLKTCSLFEKPRMSNRAFIIQHFADKVEYQCDGFLEKNKDTVNEDQINVLKASKFNLLVELFQDEEKATSPTGQVPGTGGRTRLSVKPDKSRDKSSKEHKKTVGCQFRNSLQMLMDTLNATTPHYVRCIKPNDFKQAFTFDPKRAVQQLRACGVLETIRISAAGFPSRWTYQEFFSRYRVLMKQKDVLPDKKLTCRNVLEKLVQDQDKYQFGKTKIFFRAGQVAYLEKLRADKLRAACIRIQKTIRCWLARKKYLHQRKAAITIQRFTRGYQARCLAKFLRRTQAATIIQKYQRMYVERKRYRQKQAAALAMQRVLRAYMARQKYLALVREAKVVIIQKRVRGWLARCWYKRCLRSIVYLQCCIRRMRARRELKKLKIEARSVEHFKKLNKGMENKIMQLQRKIDEQNKESRLVNERLVSIESSYTAESEKMRSELNRLHGVEEDAKNKANQLSTLLEELERLKKELTTTQQEKKTIEDWAQNYKTEMEKMVSELKDQNGSLKKEKDDLNRSIQEQSQQMTEKMAQAIAQETQQLETDLNEERSRYQNLLSEHLRLEEKYDDLKEEMALSSHISKPGHRRTDSTHSSNESEYTYNSEYTEMEDGSRTREDVTRGLDTTLTLKLQKRLTELEQEKQSLRNELENKEEQYQRARARDDAEFKRARGAELEYESLKRQELESENKKLKHDLAEMRQSLLGDKSANMGAPGSPAYKVLLDQLNASCEELDVRKEEVLILRSQLVSQKEAFHHKETMTEPSVFAQDVSKLKDADELKQAYVGLKDTNRLLEQQLQTQRRSHDNEVESLRGELQSVKEENNRQQQLLAQNLQLPPEARIEASLQHEITRLTNENLDLMEQLEKQDRTIRKLKKQLKVYSKRIGEMGAGQTEGQTSPGQMVEEPIHPVNIPRREKDFQGMLEYKKEDEMKLVKNLILELKPRGVAVNLIPGLPAYILFMCLRHADYVNDDQKVRTLLTSTINSIKKILKKRGDDFETVSFWLANTCRFLHCLKQYSGDEAFMKHNSSRQNEHCLSNFDLAEYRQVISDLAIQIYQQLVKCMDNILLPMIVPGMLEHETIQGVSGVKPTGLRKRTSSIADEGIYTLDSILRQLSAFHSTMCQHGMDPELIKQVVKQQFYIIGAATLNNLLLRKDMCSWSKGMQIRYNVSQLEEWLRDKGLMGCGAKETLEPLIQAAQLLQVKKKTDEDAEAICSMCQALTTAQIVKVLNLYTPVNEFEERVSVAFIRTIQTRLRDRSDSPHLLMDTKMIYPVTFPFNPSSLALETIQIPSSLNLSFLTRV, from the exons TGTGCCCGGGTGTGGATTCCTGATGTGGAGGAGGTGTGGAAGTCTGCTGAGCTAGTGAAGGACTACAACAATGGAGACCAATCCCTGCAGCTCATATTGGAGGATGGAACG AAACTTGAACACAAGTTGGACCCAAAAACAAAGAACCTGCCTCATCTGCGTAACCCTGACATCCTGGTGGGTGAGAATGACCTCACGGCGCTCAGCTACCTCCACGAACCGGCTGTTCTTCACAACCTTAAAGTCCGCTTCATTGACTCCAAGCTCATCTACACATACTGCG GAATTGTTTTGGTGGCCATTAACCCGTATGAGAACTTGccgatctacagcacagacatcaTCAATGCGTACAGCGGTCAAAACATGGGAGACATGGACCCACATATCTTCGCTGTGGCTGAGGAGGCTTATAAACAGATGgccag GGATGAGCGAAATCAATCGATCATTGTGAGCGGTGAATCTGGAGCTGGAAAGACTGTGTCTGCCAAATACGCAATGAGATACTTTGCTACAGTCAGTGGCTCAGCCAGTGAAGCCAACATTGAGGAGAAAGTACTAGCCTCAAACCCCATCATGGAG gcCATTGGAAATGCGAAGACTACCAGAAATGACAACAGTAGTCGATTTggaaaatatattgaaattgGCTTTGACAACCGCTACCGCATTATAGGTGCCAACATGAGAACATATCTTCTAGAAAAATCACGAGTCGTGTTCCAG GCTGACGAGGAAAGAAATTACCACATCTTCTACCAGCTCTGTGCCTCTGCTCATCTGCCCGAGTTCAAAATATTGAAATTAG GACACGCAAATGATTTTCTGTACACCAGACAAGGACGTAATCCTGTTATTGATGGTGTGGATGACACCAAGGAGCTCAGCACTACACGAAATGCCTTTACACTATTAg GGATAAATGAATCATATCAGATGGGCCTGTTTCAGGTGCTGGCTGCTATTCTTCATTTGGGGAATGTAGAAATTAAAGACAGGGATTCTGACAGCAGTTTCATAGCT GCAAACAACAGCCACCTGACGTCTTTCTGTGAACTCGTGGGGGTCAGTTACCAGGACATGTCCCAGTGGCTGTGTCACAGGAGGTTGAAGACGGCTACAGAGACGTACATCAAAACTCTTCCTCGGCTCCAAGCCACCAACGCCCGAGATGCCCTGTCTAAACATATCTACGCCAAGCTTTTTAACTGGATTGTGGAGCATGTGAACAAGGCCCTGATTGCAAATGTCAAACAGCACTCATTCATTGGGGTCCTCGACATCTATGG GTTTGAGACATTTGACATCAACAGCTTTGAGCAGTTCTGTATTAACTATGCAAATGAGAAACTTCAGCAACAGTTCAACATG CACGTCTTCAAGTTGGAACAGGAGGAATATATGAAGGAGCAGATTCCTTGGACTCTCATAGATTTCTATGACAATCAACCCTGCATTAATCTTATAGAAGCCAAAATGGGAATCTTGGACCTTCTGGATGAAGAATGTAAG ATGCCTAAAGGTTCTGATGACTCCTGGGCACAGAAACTGTACAACACACATCTTAAGACTTGTTCTCTGTTTGAAAAACCGCGCATGTCCAACCGCGCCTTCATCATACAGCACTTTGCTGACAAG gtAGAATATCAGTGTGACGGTTTTCTGGAAAAGAACAAGGACACTGTAAATGAAGATCAAATTAATGTGCTGAAAGCCAGCAAG TTCAACTTGTTAGTGGAGCTGTTCCAGGATGAAGAAAAGGCCACCAGTCCAACTGGACAAGTCCCTGGGACCGGAGGCCGAACACGACTCAGCGTCAAACCTGACAAGAGTCGAGACAAGAGCAGCAAGGAACACAAGAAGACCGTCGGCTGTCAG TTTCGAAACTCTCTTCAAATGCTGATGGATACTCTGAATGCCACCACTCCACATTATGTTCGCTGCATCAAGCCCAATGACTTCAAGCAGGCCTTTAC ATTTGATCCTAAACGTGCAGTTCAGCAGCTTAGAGCCTGCGGTGTCCTGGAAACCATTCGCATCTCTGCAGCGGGCTTCCCATCCAG GTGGACCTATCAGGAGTTCTTCAGTCGGTATAGGGTACTGATGAAGCAAAAGGACGTCCTCCCAGACAAAAAGTTAACCTGCCGAAATGTTCTGGAGAAACTTGTCCAG GATCAAGATAAATACCAGTTTGGTAAAACAAAGATCTTCTTCAGAGCTGGCCAAGTGGCTTATTTGGAGAAGCTCAGGGCAGACAAACTGCGTGCTGCATGTATTCGTATCCAGAAAACAATTCGCTGCTGGCTTGCGCGCAAAAAGTATCTCCATCAACGCAAGGCTGCTATCACGATCCAGAGGTTCACCCGGGGATACCAGGCCCGCTG CTTGGCAAAGTTTCTACGGCGTACCCAGGCAGCTACTATCATACAGAAGTATCAGAGAATGTATGTGGAGAGGAAACGCTacaggcagaagcaggcagcCGCCTTGGCCATGCAGAGAGTCCTCCGAGCTTACATGGCCCGCCAGAAGTATCTAGCG CTTGTGCGGGAGGCTAAGGTTGTCATCATTCAAAAGCGTGTCCGAGGGTGGCTGGCCCGGTGTTGGTACAAGCGCTGCCTCCGCTCCATCGTTTACCTGCAGTGCTGCATCCGCAGGATGAGAGCCAGACGTGAGCTAAAGAAACTCAAAATTGAGGCTCGCTCTGTGGAGCACTTCAAAAAGCTCAACAAGGGAATGGAAAACAAGATCATGCAGCTGCAGCGGAAGATTGACGAGCAG AATAAAGAAAGCCGTTTGGTTAATGAAAGGCTGGTTAGTATAGAAAGTTCATACACAGCAGAAAGTGAAAAAATGCGAAGTGAGCTCAATCGTCTTCATGGTGTGGAAGAAGATGCAAAGAACAAAGCTAACCAGTTATCAACACTCCTGGAGGAACTGGAGAGGTTAAAGAAAGAGCTGACCACCACAcaacaagaaaagaaaactaTCGAGGACTGGGCACAAAACTACAAGACCGAAATGGAAAAG ATGGTGTCAGAACTCAAAGACCAGAATGGTTCATTGAAGAAAGAGAAGGACGATTTGAACAGGTCGATTCAGGAACAGAGTCAACAGATGACAG agaaaatgGCTCAAGCTATAGCACAAGAGACTCAGCAACTCGAAACGGATTTGAACGAGGAGCGCTCTCGTTACCAGAATCTCCTCTCCGAACACCTTCGCCTGGAGGAGAAGTACGACGACCTGAAAGAAGAGATGGCACTTTCTTCT CACATCTCCAAGCCTGGGCACAGGAGAACAGACTCCACTCACAGCAGTAACGAGTCAGAATACACCTACAACTCAGAATACACAGAAATGGAGGACGGCTCCAGAACCAGAGAA GACGTAACGCGAGGCCTAGACACAACCCTCACTCTGAAGCTCCAGAAGCGCCTCACAGAACTAGAACAAGAAAAACAGTCTCTGCGCAATGAGTTAGAAAACAAAGAAGAGCAGTACCAGCGGGCTAGAGCCAGG gaTGATGCAGAGTTTAAAAGGGCCCGTGGAGCAGAGCTTGAATACGAGTCCCTCAAA CGTCAGGAACTTGAGTCTGAGAACAAGAAGTTGAAGCATGACCTGGCTGAGATGAGACAGAGCTTGTTGGGGGATAAGTCTGCTAACATGGGAGCCCCTGGATCTCCTGCTTACAAGGTGCTGTTGGATCAGCTCAATGCTTCCTGTGAAGAATTGGACGTGCGCAAGGAGGAGGTGCTCATTCTGCGCTCTCAACTGGTCAGCCAAAAGGAAGCCTTCCACCACAAG gaaaccatgactgaaccgtCTGTTTTTGCTCAAGATGTGTCCAAGCTCAAAGACGCTGATGAACTCAAGCAAGCCTACGTGGGTCTCAAAGACACCAACAG ATTGTTGGAGCAGCAGCTGCAGACTCAGCGGAGGAGCCATGATAACGAGGTGGAGTCTCTGCGTGGCGAACTGCAGAGTGTGAAAGAGGAGAACAACCGTCAGCAGCAGCTCCTGGCTCAGAACCTGCAGTTACCCCCAGAGGCTCGCATCGAAGCCAGCCTGCAGCACGAGATCACACGGCTCACCAATGAAAACCTG gatCTCATGGAACAACTGGAGAAACAGGACAGAACTATTCGCAAACTCAAGAAACAGCTTAAGGTTTACTCCAAAAGGATAGGAGAAATGGGAG CGGGTCAGACTGAGGGCCAGACATCTCCAGGACAGATGGTGGAGGAGCCCATTCACCCAGTCAATATTCCTCGCAGAGAAAAGGATTTCCAGGGAATGTTGGAGTACAAGAAGGAGGATGAGATGAAACTAGTCAAGAACCTTATTCTTG AGCTGAAACCTCGAGGCGTAGCAGTGAATCTTATCCCAGGCCTTCCTGCCTACATCCTGTTTATGTGTCTAAGACATGCTGATTATGTAAACGATGATCAGAAAGTCCGTACTCTGCTCACTTCCACCATCAACAGTATTAAGAAGATCCTAAAG AAACGTGGTGATGATTTTGAGACCGTCTCTTTCTGGCTTGCAAACACCTGCCGCTTTCTGCATTGTCTGAAACAATACAGTGGAGATGAG GCCTTCATGAAACACAACTCTTCGAGGCAAAATGAACATTGCTTGTCAAACTTTGACTTGGCCGAGTACAGACAGGTGATCAGTGACCTAGCCATCCAGATATACCAGCAGCTGGtcaaatgcatggataacatcttATTGCCCATGATAG TCCCTGGAATGTTGGAGCATGAGACCATTCAGGGCGTCTCAGGGGTGAAGCCCACAGGTCTCCGAAAGCGGACGTCCAGTATCGCTGATGAGGGCATCTACACTCTGGACTCTATTCTGCGCCAGCTCAGCGCCTTCCACTCCACCATGTGTCAGCACGGCATGGACCCCGAACTCATCAAACAGGTGGTGAAGCAGCAGTTCTACATCATCGGAGCTGCCACCCTCAACAACCTGCTGCTGCGTAAAGACATGTGCTCCTGGAGCAAAGGCATGCAGATCAG GTATAATGTGAGCCAGCTGGAGGAGTGGCTCAGGGACAAGGGGCTGATGGGGTGTGGAGCCAAAGAGACTCTGGAGCCTTTGATTCAGGCTGCACAGCTGCTACAGGTGAAGAAGAAGACTGATGAAGACGCAGAGGCCATCTGCTCCATGTGCCAGGCCCTGACCACTGCGCAG ATTGTGAAGGTGTTGAATCTTTACACTCCAGTCAACGAGTTTGAAGAAAGAGTTTCTGTTGCATTCATACGGACAATACAG accCGCTTACGAGACCGCAGTGACAGTCCCCATTTGTTGATGGACACCAAGATGATTTATCCAGTCACTTTCCCATTCAATCCTTCCTCTCTCGCTCTGGAAACCATCCAGATTCCCAGCTCACTCAACCTGAGCTTCCTCACACGAGTCTAA
- the myo5aa gene encoding unconventional myosin-Va isoform X3 — translation MAASELYTKCARVWIPDVEEVWKSAELVKDYNNGDQSLQLILEDGTKLEHKLDPKTKNLPHLRNPDILVGENDLTALSYLHEPAVLHNLKVRFIDSKLIYTYCGIVLVAINPYENLPIYSTDIINAYSGQNMGDMDPHIFAVAEEAYKQMARDERNQSIIVSGESGAGKTVSAKYAMRYFATVSGSASEANIEEKVLASNPIMEAIGNAKTTRNDNSSRFGKYIEIGFDNRYRIIGANMRTYLLEKSRVVFQADEERNYHIFYQLCASAHLPEFKILKLGHANDFLYTRQGRNPVIDGVDDTKELSTTRNAFTLLGINESYQMGLFQVLAAILHLGNVEIKDRDSDSSFIAANNSHLTSFCELVGVSYQDMSQWLCHRRLKTATETYIKTLPRLQATNARDALSKHIYAKLFNWIVEHVNKALIANVKQHSFIGVLDIYGFETFDINSFEQFCINYANEKLQQQFNMHVFKLEQEEYMKEQIPWTLIDFYDNQPCINLIEAKMGILDLLDEECKMPKGSDDSWAQKLYNTHLKTCSLFEKPRMSNRAFIIQHFADKVEYQCDGFLEKNKDTVNEDQINVLKASKFNLLVELFQDEEKATSPTGQVPGTGGRTRLSVKPDKSRDKSSKEHKKTVGCQFRNSLQMLMDTLNATTPHYVRCIKPNDFKQAFTFDPKRAVQQLRACGVLETIRISAAGFPSRWTYQEFFSRYRVLMKQKDVLPDKKLTCRNVLEKLVQDQDKYQFGKTKIFFRAGQVAYLEKLRADKLRAACIRIQKTIRCWLARKKYLHQRKAAITIQRFTRGYQARCLAKFLRRTQAATIIQKYQRMYVERKRYRQKQAAALAMQRVLRAYMARQKYLALVREAKVVIIQKRVRGWLARCWYKRCLRSIVYLQCCIRRMRARRELKKLKIEARSVEHFKKLNKGMENKIMQLQRKIDEQNKESRLVNERLVSIESSYTAESEKMRSELNRLHGVEEDAKNKANQLSTLLEELERLKKELTTTQQEKKTIEDWAQNYKTEMEKMVSELKDQNGSLKKEKDDLNRSIQEQSQQMTEKMAQAIAQETQQLETDLNEERSRYQNLLSEHLRLEEKYDDLKEEMALSSHISKPGHRRTDSTHSSNESEYTYNSEYTEMEDGSRTREDVTRGLDTTLTLKLQKRLTELEQEKQSLRNELENKEEQYQRARARDDAEFKRARGAELEYESLKRQELESENKKLKHDLAEMRQSLLGDKSANMGAPGSPAYKVLLDQLNASCEELDVRKEEVLILRSQLVSQKEAFHHKETMTEPSVFAQDVSKLKDADELKQAYVGLKDTNRSAAPDIHKLNEDGELWLVNQGLKETIRLLEQQLQTQRRSHDNEVESLRGELQSVKEENNRQQQLLAQNLQLPPEARIEASLQHEITRLTNENLDLMEQLEKQDRTIRKLKKQLKVYSKRIGEMGAGQTEGQTSPGQMVEEPIHPVNIPRREKDFQGMLEYKKEDEMKLVKNLILELKPRGVAVNLIPGLPAYILFMCLRHADYVNDDQKVRTLLTSTINSIKKILKKRGDDFETVSFWLANTCRFLHCLKQYSGDEAFMKHNSSRQNEHCLSNFDLAEYRQVISDLAIQIYQQLVKCMDNILLPMIVPGMLEHETIQGVSGVKPTGLRKRTSSIADEGIYTLDSILRQLSAFHSTMCQHGMDPELIKQVVKQQFYIIGAATLNNLLLRKDMCSWSKGMQIRYNVSQLEEWLRDKGLMGCGAKETLEPLIQAAQLLQVKKKTDEDAEAICSMCQALTTAQIVKVLNLYTPVNEFEERVSVAFIRTIQTRLRDRSDSPHLLMDTKMIYPVTFPFNPSSLALETIQIPSSLNLSFLTRV, via the exons TGTGCCCGGGTGTGGATTCCTGATGTGGAGGAGGTGTGGAAGTCTGCTGAGCTAGTGAAGGACTACAACAATGGAGACCAATCCCTGCAGCTCATATTGGAGGATGGAACG AAACTTGAACACAAGTTGGACCCAAAAACAAAGAACCTGCCTCATCTGCGTAACCCTGACATCCTGGTGGGTGAGAATGACCTCACGGCGCTCAGCTACCTCCACGAACCGGCTGTTCTTCACAACCTTAAAGTCCGCTTCATTGACTCCAAGCTCATCTACACATACTGCG GAATTGTTTTGGTGGCCATTAACCCGTATGAGAACTTGccgatctacagcacagacatcaTCAATGCGTACAGCGGTCAAAACATGGGAGACATGGACCCACATATCTTCGCTGTGGCTGAGGAGGCTTATAAACAGATGgccag GGATGAGCGAAATCAATCGATCATTGTGAGCGGTGAATCTGGAGCTGGAAAGACTGTGTCTGCCAAATACGCAATGAGATACTTTGCTACAGTCAGTGGCTCAGCCAGTGAAGCCAACATTGAGGAGAAAGTACTAGCCTCAAACCCCATCATGGAG gcCATTGGAAATGCGAAGACTACCAGAAATGACAACAGTAGTCGATTTggaaaatatattgaaattgGCTTTGACAACCGCTACCGCATTATAGGTGCCAACATGAGAACATATCTTCTAGAAAAATCACGAGTCGTGTTCCAG GCTGACGAGGAAAGAAATTACCACATCTTCTACCAGCTCTGTGCCTCTGCTCATCTGCCCGAGTTCAAAATATTGAAATTAG GACACGCAAATGATTTTCTGTACACCAGACAAGGACGTAATCCTGTTATTGATGGTGTGGATGACACCAAGGAGCTCAGCACTACACGAAATGCCTTTACACTATTAg GGATAAATGAATCATATCAGATGGGCCTGTTTCAGGTGCTGGCTGCTATTCTTCATTTGGGGAATGTAGAAATTAAAGACAGGGATTCTGACAGCAGTTTCATAGCT GCAAACAACAGCCACCTGACGTCTTTCTGTGAACTCGTGGGGGTCAGTTACCAGGACATGTCCCAGTGGCTGTGTCACAGGAGGTTGAAGACGGCTACAGAGACGTACATCAAAACTCTTCCTCGGCTCCAAGCCACCAACGCCCGAGATGCCCTGTCTAAACATATCTACGCCAAGCTTTTTAACTGGATTGTGGAGCATGTGAACAAGGCCCTGATTGCAAATGTCAAACAGCACTCATTCATTGGGGTCCTCGACATCTATGG GTTTGAGACATTTGACATCAACAGCTTTGAGCAGTTCTGTATTAACTATGCAAATGAGAAACTTCAGCAACAGTTCAACATG CACGTCTTCAAGTTGGAACAGGAGGAATATATGAAGGAGCAGATTCCTTGGACTCTCATAGATTTCTATGACAATCAACCCTGCATTAATCTTATAGAAGCCAAAATGGGAATCTTGGACCTTCTGGATGAAGAATGTAAG ATGCCTAAAGGTTCTGATGACTCCTGGGCACAGAAACTGTACAACACACATCTTAAGACTTGTTCTCTGTTTGAAAAACCGCGCATGTCCAACCGCGCCTTCATCATACAGCACTTTGCTGACAAG gtAGAATATCAGTGTGACGGTTTTCTGGAAAAGAACAAGGACACTGTAAATGAAGATCAAATTAATGTGCTGAAAGCCAGCAAG TTCAACTTGTTAGTGGAGCTGTTCCAGGATGAAGAAAAGGCCACCAGTCCAACTGGACAAGTCCCTGGGACCGGAGGCCGAACACGACTCAGCGTCAAACCTGACAAGAGTCGAGACAAGAGCAGCAAGGAACACAAGAAGACCGTCGGCTGTCAG TTTCGAAACTCTCTTCAAATGCTGATGGATACTCTGAATGCCACCACTCCACATTATGTTCGCTGCATCAAGCCCAATGACTTCAAGCAGGCCTTTAC ATTTGATCCTAAACGTGCAGTTCAGCAGCTTAGAGCCTGCGGTGTCCTGGAAACCATTCGCATCTCTGCAGCGGGCTTCCCATCCAG GTGGACCTATCAGGAGTTCTTCAGTCGGTATAGGGTACTGATGAAGCAAAAGGACGTCCTCCCAGACAAAAAGTTAACCTGCCGAAATGTTCTGGAGAAACTTGTCCAG GATCAAGATAAATACCAGTTTGGTAAAACAAAGATCTTCTTCAGAGCTGGCCAAGTGGCTTATTTGGAGAAGCTCAGGGCAGACAAACTGCGTGCTGCATGTATTCGTATCCAGAAAACAATTCGCTGCTGGCTTGCGCGCAAAAAGTATCTCCATCAACGCAAGGCTGCTATCACGATCCAGAGGTTCACCCGGGGATACCAGGCCCGCTG CTTGGCAAAGTTTCTACGGCGTACCCAGGCAGCTACTATCATACAGAAGTATCAGAGAATGTATGTGGAGAGGAAACGCTacaggcagaagcaggcagcCGCCTTGGCCATGCAGAGAGTCCTCCGAGCTTACATGGCCCGCCAGAAGTATCTAGCG CTTGTGCGGGAGGCTAAGGTTGTCATCATTCAAAAGCGTGTCCGAGGGTGGCTGGCCCGGTGTTGGTACAAGCGCTGCCTCCGCTCCATCGTTTACCTGCAGTGCTGCATCCGCAGGATGAGAGCCAGACGTGAGCTAAAGAAACTCAAAATTGAGGCTCGCTCTGTGGAGCACTTCAAAAAGCTCAACAAGGGAATGGAAAACAAGATCATGCAGCTGCAGCGGAAGATTGACGAGCAG AATAAAGAAAGCCGTTTGGTTAATGAAAGGCTGGTTAGTATAGAAAGTTCATACACAGCAGAAAGTGAAAAAATGCGAAGTGAGCTCAATCGTCTTCATGGTGTGGAAGAAGATGCAAAGAACAAAGCTAACCAGTTATCAACACTCCTGGAGGAACTGGAGAGGTTAAAGAAAGAGCTGACCACCACAcaacaagaaaagaaaactaTCGAGGACTGGGCACAAAACTACAAGACCGAAATGGAAAAG ATGGTGTCAGAACTCAAAGACCAGAATGGTTCATTGAAGAAAGAGAAGGACGATTTGAACAGGTCGATTCAGGAACAGAGTCAACAGATGACAG agaaaatgGCTCAAGCTATAGCACAAGAGACTCAGCAACTCGAAACGGATTTGAACGAGGAGCGCTCTCGTTACCAGAATCTCCTCTCCGAACACCTTCGCCTGGAGGAGAAGTACGACGACCTGAAAGAAGAGATGGCACTTTCTTCT CACATCTCCAAGCCTGGGCACAGGAGAACAGACTCCACTCACAGCAGTAACGAGTCAGAATACACCTACAACTCAGAATACACAGAAATGGAGGACGGCTCCAGAACCAGAGAA GACGTAACGCGAGGCCTAGACACAACCCTCACTCTGAAGCTCCAGAAGCGCCTCACAGAACTAGAACAAGAAAAACAGTCTCTGCGCAATGAGTTAGAAAACAAAGAAGAGCAGTACCAGCGGGCTAGAGCCAGG gaTGATGCAGAGTTTAAAAGGGCCCGTGGAGCAGAGCTTGAATACGAGTCCCTCAAA CGTCAGGAACTTGAGTCTGAGAACAAGAAGTTGAAGCATGACCTGGCTGAGATGAGACAGAGCTTGTTGGGGGATAAGTCTGCTAACATGGGAGCCCCTGGATCTCCTGCTTACAAGGTGCTGTTGGATCAGCTCAATGCTTCCTGTGAAGAATTGGACGTGCGCAAGGAGGAGGTGCTCATTCTGCGCTCTCAACTGGTCAGCCAAAAGGAAGCCTTCCACCACAAG gaaaccatgactgaaccgtCTGTTTTTGCTCAAGATGTGTCCAAGCTCAAAGACGCTGATGAACTCAAGCAAGCCTACGTGGGTCTCAAAGACACCAACAG ATCAGCTGCACCAGACATCCATAAGCTGAATGAGGATGGGGAGCTGTGGCTGGTTAATCAGGGCTTAAAGGAGACAATCAG ATTGTTGGAGCAGCAGCTGCAGACTCAGCGGAGGAGCCATGATAACGAGGTGGAGTCTCTGCGTGGCGAACTGCAGAGTGTGAAAGAGGAGAACAACCGTCAGCAGCAGCTCCTGGCTCAGAACCTGCAGTTACCCCCAGAGGCTCGCATCGAAGCCAGCCTGCAGCACGAGATCACACGGCTCACCAATGAAAACCTG gatCTCATGGAACAACTGGAGAAACAGGACAGAACTATTCGCAAACTCAAGAAACAGCTTAAGGTTTACTCCAAAAGGATAGGAGAAATGGGAG CGGGTCAGACTGAGGGCCAGACATCTCCAGGACAGATGGTGGAGGAGCCCATTCACCCAGTCAATATTCCTCGCAGAGAAAAGGATTTCCAGGGAATGTTGGAGTACAAGAAGGAGGATGAGATGAAACTAGTCAAGAACCTTATTCTTG AGCTGAAACCTCGAGGCGTAGCAGTGAATCTTATCCCAGGCCTTCCTGCCTACATCCTGTTTATGTGTCTAAGACATGCTGATTATGTAAACGATGATCAGAAAGTCCGTACTCTGCTCACTTCCACCATCAACAGTATTAAGAAGATCCTAAAG AAACGTGGTGATGATTTTGAGACCGTCTCTTTCTGGCTTGCAAACACCTGCCGCTTTCTGCATTGTCTGAAACAATACAGTGGAGATGAG GCCTTCATGAAACACAACTCTTCGAGGCAAAATGAACATTGCTTGTCAAACTTTGACTTGGCCGAGTACAGACAGGTGATCAGTGACCTAGCCATCCAGATATACCAGCAGCTGGtcaaatgcatggataacatcttATTGCCCATGATAG TCCCTGGAATGTTGGAGCATGAGACCATTCAGGGCGTCTCAGGGGTGAAGCCCACAGGTCTCCGAAAGCGGACGTCCAGTATCGCTGATGAGGGCATCTACACTCTGGACTCTATTCTGCGCCAGCTCAGCGCCTTCCACTCCACCATGTGTCAGCACGGCATGGACCCCGAACTCATCAAACAGGTGGTGAAGCAGCAGTTCTACATCATCGGAGCTGCCACCCTCAACAACCTGCTGCTGCGTAAAGACATGTGCTCCTGGAGCAAAGGCATGCAGATCAG GTATAATGTGAGCCAGCTGGAGGAGTGGCTCAGGGACAAGGGGCTGATGGGGTGTGGAGCCAAAGAGACTCTGGAGCCTTTGATTCAGGCTGCACAGCTGCTACAGGTGAAGAAGAAGACTGATGAAGACGCAGAGGCCATCTGCTCCATGTGCCAGGCCCTGACCACTGCGCAG ATTGTGAAGGTGTTGAATCTTTACACTCCAGTCAACGAGTTTGAAGAAAGAGTTTCTGTTGCATTCATACGGACAATACAG accCGCTTACGAGACCGCAGTGACAGTCCCCATTTGTTGATGGACACCAAGATGATTTATCCAGTCACTTTCCCATTCAATCCTTCCTCTCTCGCTCTGGAAACCATCCAGATTCCCAGCTCACTCAACCTGAGCTTCCTCACACGAGTCTAA